The Moorena producens PAL-8-15-08-1 genomic interval AAAAAGAATTAACAGCCCAAATTTTGTCAGTACAAGGACAAGTATACTTATCACTAGGCCAGTCAAAAAAAGCCTTATCGACTTGGCAGAAAACTAGTGCTATTTACCAAGAAATAGGAGACTTAACTAGATTAACAGAAAGTCAGATTTACGAAGTGCAAGCCTACCGAGTATTAGGATTGTATAATCAAGCCAATAAAATCTTAAATCAAATCACAGAAACTATCCAAGATAAACCCGATACCAAACTTAAAATTACCGCCCTCCAATACCTAGGTGATGTGCTGCGCCGAGTAGGTAAATTCCAAGACTCTAAAATAATTTTACAACAAAGTTTAGCCATAGCCGAAAACTTACGCGATCAGACCTTGATTGCTGATAGTCTGCTCAGTTTAGGCAATACAGCTAGATTAAAAGGAGACACAGAAGACGCCATGGATTTCTATCAACGGGTTGTCAAGGAATCTCCCTTACCGGATAGTAAGATTCAGGGACAATTAAATCAATTGAGTCTATTGATAGCTAAACAAGACTGGTCAAAAGCCAGAGGGTTATTGCCAGCTATCGACAATACCTTAAGGACATTATATCCAAGTCAAAGAGCAATCAAGGCTAGACTTAAGCTAGCCAAAAGCCTATTAAAAGGTAAAAATTCACAACTGACAACTCCCAAGGAGCTGGCTACTTATCTGGCTGATGCTATTAAGCTGGCTAGGAATTTAGGCGATAAACGAGCGGAAGCACAAGCCATCGGTAACTTGGGAACATTATACGAACAGCAATCACGTCTTGATGAAGCCCAAGACTTAACCGAAAAAGCGTTACTCATTGCTCAACAAGTCAATGCTCCCGATTTAGCTTATCAATGGCAATGGCAACTGGGCAGAATCCTCAACCTAAAACAGGATAAAACAGGTGCGATTGACCGAAGCTCACGCTCCGCGATCGCAGCCTATGCTCAATCGGTGCAAACCCTGCAATCTATCCGTAGCGACCTAGTCGCGATTAGTAGCGATATTCAGTTTGGGTTTCGAGAAAGCGTCGAACCAGTGTACCGAGAATTAGTAGGACTACTGCTCGAACCCAATGCATCTCAAGAAAACCTCAAACAAGCACGAGATGTGATTGAATCCCTACAACTCGCGGAACTAGACAACTTCTTTCGGGATGCTTGTTTAGATGCCAAACCCGTTAAAATCGACAAAATAGATCCTAACGCCGCGATCTTCTATACCATTATCTTGCCAGACCGCCTGGAAGTAATTGCCACCTTGCCGGGACAACCTCTGCGCCAGATCACCACTAACTTATCCAAAACAGAAATAGAACAACAACTGGCTTTGGTAAAGAGCAATATTACTAGCCCTTGGCGAGTTCTGAAAAAGGAAAACTTACAAACAATACACGACTGGTTAATCGGCCCCATTGAAGCGGAACTAGCCAAGAGTAACATCCGCACCCTAGTATTTATCCCAGATGGGGCTCTGCGCAATCTTCCCATGTCTGTGCTTTATGACGGGGAAAACTATTCCATGGAGAAATATAGTATTGCAGTAGCACCTAGTTTACAATTAATCGACCCTAAAGCTTTAGTCAAACAAAACTTTTCGGCTCTGACCGCTGGAGTGACAGAAGTTCGTCCC includes:
- a CDS encoding CHAT domain-containing protein, whose translation is MKKLSFLIAIALTCFLASGKALSNSVVITSDSRFPIPDSRLPTPNSRFPIPDSLDQKAQQLYETGQYQKAIPLLEQMISNYRDSGDIIGEINSLVNLALVYQRLGEWAQAKQTLSQSFIQLLKLPLTKEKKELTAQILSVQGQVYLSLGQSKKALSTWQKTSAIYQEIGDLTRLTESQIYEVQAYRVLGLYNQANKILNQITETIQDKPDTKLKITALQYLGDVLRRVGKFQDSKIILQQSLAIAENLRDQTLIADSLLSLGNTARLKGDTEDAMDFYQRVVKESPLPDSKIQGQLNQLSLLIAKQDWSKARGLLPAIDNTLRTLYPSQRAIKARLKLAKSLLKGKNSQLTTPKELATYLADAIKLARNLGDKRAEAQAIGNLGTLYEQQSRLDEAQDLTEKALLIAQQVNAPDLAYQWQWQLGRILNLKQDKTGAIDRSSRSAIAAYAQSVQTLQSIRSDLVAISSDIQFGFRESVEPVYRELVGLLLEPNASQENLKQARDVIESLQLAELDNFFRDACLDAKPVKIDKIDPNAAIFYTIILPDRLEVIATLPGQPLRQITTNLSKTEIEQQLALVKSNITSPWRVLKKENLQTIHDWLIGPIEAELAKSNIRTLVFIPDGALRNLPMSVLYDGENYSMEKYSIAVAPSLQLIDPKALVKQNFSALTAGVTEVRPHRPDLAALPGVKVELENINAEVPSLILLNESFTESNFNTEVNTSGYEVVHLATHGEFSSVAEETFLLTWDDEININELNTLISGDQKQKNPIELLVLSACRTAAGDSRAALGLAGVVVRGGARSTLASLWSVEDLATTELMTRFYQKLATGQVTKAKALAQAQQELLQSEAYNHPFYWSAFILLGNWL